The following proteins are encoded in a genomic region of Cricetulus griseus strain 17A/GY chromosome 7, alternate assembly CriGri-PICRH-1.0, whole genome shotgun sequence:
- the Krt15 gene encoding keratin, type I cytoskeletal 15 isoform X1, protein MATTFLQTSSTFGGGSTRGGSLRAGGGGFGGGSLYGGGGSRSISASSARFVSSGAGGGYGGGMSCGFGGGAGSGFGGAFGGGFGGGFGDFGGGDGGLLSGNEKITMQNLNDRLASYLDKVRALEQANTELEVKIRDWYQKQSPASPERDYSHYFKTMEEIRDKILAATIDNSRVILEIDNARLAADDFRLKYENELALRQSVEADINGLRRVLDELTLARTDLEMQIEHLNEELAYLKKNHEEEMKEFSSQLAGQVNVEMDAAPGVDLTRMLAEMREQYEAIAEKNRRDAEAWFFSKTEELNKEVASNTEMIQSSKTEITDLRRTMQGLEIELQSQLSMKAGLENSLAEVECRYATQLQQIQGLISSLESQLSELRCEMEAQNQEYNMLLDIKTRLEQEIATYRNLLEGQDAKMAGIGVREASLGGGSGGGSSSSNFHISVEESVDGKVVSSRKREI, encoded by the exons ATGGCCACCACATTCTTGCAAACTTCTTCCACCTTTGGAGGTGGCTCTACCCGAGGGGGTTCCCTCCGTGCTGGTGGAGGCGGCTTTGGTGGAGGGAGTCTCTACGGGGGAGGTGGGAGCCGAAGcatctctgcttcttctgctaGGTTCGTCTCCTCGGGGGCAGGAGGGGGATATGGGGGCGGTATGAGTtgtggttttggtggtggtgctggtagCGGTTTTGGTGGAGCCTTTGGTGGGGGTTTTGGTGGTGGCTTTGGTGACTTTGGTGGTGGCGATGGAGGTCTCCTCTCTGGCAATGAGAAGATCACCATGCAGAACCTCAATGACCGCCTGGCCTCCTACCTGGACAAAGTACGTGCCCTGGAGCAGGCTAACACGGAGCTGGAGGTGAAAATCCGAGACTGGTACCAGAAGCAGAGCCCAGCCAGTCCGGAGCGAGACTACAGCCATTACTTTAAGACCATGGAAGAGATCCGGGACAAA ATACTGGCGGCCACCATTGACAACTCGCGTGTCATCTTGGAGATTGACAATGCCAGGCTGGCAGCGGATGACTTCAGGCTCAA gtATGAGAACGAGCTGGCCCTGCGCCAGAGTGTGGAGGCCGACATCAACGGGCTGCGCAGGGTGCTAGACGAGCTGACCCTGGCCAGGACCGACCTGGAGATGCAGATTGAGCACTTGAATGAGGAGCTGGCCTACCTGAAGAAGAATCACGAGGAG GAGATGAAAGAGTTCAGCAGTCAGCTGGCGGGCCAGGTCAATGTGGAGATGGACGCTGCACCTGGGGTGGACTTGACCCGCATGCTGGCCGAGATGAGGGAACAATATGAGGCCATTGCGGAGAAAAACCGTCGGGATGCAGAGGCCTGGTTCTTCAGTAAG ACGGAAGAGCTGAACAAGGAGGTAGCTTCCAACACAGAAATGATCCAGTCCAGCAAGACGGAGATCACAGACCTGAGGCGCACCATGCAGGGGCTGGAGATCGAGCTGCAGTCCCAGCTCAGCATG AAAGCCGGGCTGGAGAACTCTCTGGCAGAGGTGGAGTGCCGCTATGCCACACAGCTGCAGCAGATCCAGGGGCTTATTAGCAGCCTGGAGAGCCAGCTGAGCGAGCTCCGCTGTGAGATGGAAGCTCAGAACCAGGAATATAACATGCTGCTGGACATCAAGACTCGGCTGGAGCAGGAGATCGCCACTTACCGCAACCTGCTTGAGGGCCAGGATGCTAA GATGGCTGGCATCGGTGTCAGGGAAG ccTCCCTGGGAGGTGGCAGTGGCGGcggtagcagcagcagcaatttTCACATTAGTGTGGAGGAATCGGTTGATGGAAAGGTGGTTTCTTCCCGTAAGAGAGAAATCTAA
- the Krt15 gene encoding keratin, type I cytoskeletal 15 isoform X2 translates to MATTFLQTSSTFGGGSTRGGSLRAGGGGFGGGSLYGGGGSRSISASSARFVSSGAGGGYGGGMSCGFGGGAGSGFGGAFGGGFGGGFGDFGGGDGGLLSGNEKITMQNLNDRLASYLDKVRALEQANTELEVKIRDWYQKQSPASPERDYSHYFKTMEEIRDKILAATIDNSRVILEIDNARLAADDFRLKYENELALRQSVEADINGLRRVLDELTLARTDLEMQIEHLNEELAYLKKNHEEEMKEFSSQLAGQVNVEMDAAPGVDLTRMLAEMREQYEAIAEKNRRDAEAWFFSKTEELNKEVASNTEMIQSSKTEITDLRRTMQGLEIELQSQLSMKAGLENSLAEVECRYATQLQQIQGLISSLESQLSELRCEMEAQNQEYNMLLDIKTRLEQEIATYRNLLEGQDAKMAGIGVREGKRGGGGSSSSNFHISVEESVDGKVVSSRKREI, encoded by the exons ATGGCCACCACATTCTTGCAAACTTCTTCCACCTTTGGAGGTGGCTCTACCCGAGGGGGTTCCCTCCGTGCTGGTGGAGGCGGCTTTGGTGGAGGGAGTCTCTACGGGGGAGGTGGGAGCCGAAGcatctctgcttcttctgctaGGTTCGTCTCCTCGGGGGCAGGAGGGGGATATGGGGGCGGTATGAGTtgtggttttggtggtggtgctggtagCGGTTTTGGTGGAGCCTTTGGTGGGGGTTTTGGTGGTGGCTTTGGTGACTTTGGTGGTGGCGATGGAGGTCTCCTCTCTGGCAATGAGAAGATCACCATGCAGAACCTCAATGACCGCCTGGCCTCCTACCTGGACAAAGTACGTGCCCTGGAGCAGGCTAACACGGAGCTGGAGGTGAAAATCCGAGACTGGTACCAGAAGCAGAGCCCAGCCAGTCCGGAGCGAGACTACAGCCATTACTTTAAGACCATGGAAGAGATCCGGGACAAA ATACTGGCGGCCACCATTGACAACTCGCGTGTCATCTTGGAGATTGACAATGCCAGGCTGGCAGCGGATGACTTCAGGCTCAA gtATGAGAACGAGCTGGCCCTGCGCCAGAGTGTGGAGGCCGACATCAACGGGCTGCGCAGGGTGCTAGACGAGCTGACCCTGGCCAGGACCGACCTGGAGATGCAGATTGAGCACTTGAATGAGGAGCTGGCCTACCTGAAGAAGAATCACGAGGAG GAGATGAAAGAGTTCAGCAGTCAGCTGGCGGGCCAGGTCAATGTGGAGATGGACGCTGCACCTGGGGTGGACTTGACCCGCATGCTGGCCGAGATGAGGGAACAATATGAGGCCATTGCGGAGAAAAACCGTCGGGATGCAGAGGCCTGGTTCTTCAGTAAG ACGGAAGAGCTGAACAAGGAGGTAGCTTCCAACACAGAAATGATCCAGTCCAGCAAGACGGAGATCACAGACCTGAGGCGCACCATGCAGGGGCTGGAGATCGAGCTGCAGTCCCAGCTCAGCATG AAAGCCGGGCTGGAGAACTCTCTGGCAGAGGTGGAGTGCCGCTATGCCACACAGCTGCAGCAGATCCAGGGGCTTATTAGCAGCCTGGAGAGCCAGCTGAGCGAGCTCCGCTGTGAGATGGAAGCTCAGAACCAGGAATATAACATGCTGCTGGACATCAAGACTCGGCTGGAGCAGGAGATCGCCACTTACCGCAACCTGCTTGAGGGCCAGGATGCTAA GATGGCTGGCATCGGTGTCAGGGAAGGTAAGAGAGG TGGCGGcggtagcagcagcagcaatttTCACATTAGTGTGGAGGAATCGGTTGATGGAAAGGTGGTTTCTTCCCGTAAGAGAGAAATCTAA
- the LOC100759756 gene encoding keratin, type I cytoskeletal 19: MTSYSYRQSSAVSSFGGLGGGSVRFGSGGVFRAPSIHGGSGGRGVSVSSTRIVSSSSGSYGGGYGGSFGGTLPVSDGLLAGNEKLTMQNLNDRLASYLDKVRALEQANGELEVKIRDWYQKQGPGPSRDYSHYYKTIEDLRDKILGATIENSKIVLQIDNARLAADDFRTKFETEQALRLSVEADINGLRRVLDELTLARTDLEMQIENLKEELAYLKKNHEEEISALRSQVGGQVSVEVDSAPGMDLAKILSDMRSQYEVMAEKNRKDAEALFITRSEELNKEVAVHTEQLQVTKTEVTDLRRTLQGLEIELQSQLSMKAALEGTLAETEARYSAQLSQIQAVISSIEAQLSNVRADTERQNQEYQQLMDIKSRLEQEIATYRSLLEGQEAHYNNLPTPKAI; encoded by the exons ATGACTTCCTATAGCTATCGCCAGTCCTCAGCCGTCTCTTCCTTCGGGGGTTTAGGCGGCGGCTCGGTGCGCTTTGGGTCAGGGGGTGTTTTCCGCGCACCCAGCATCCACGGGGGTTCAGGCGGTCGCGGTGTGTCCGTGTCCTCCACCCGCATCGTGTCCTCGTCCTCTGGAAGCTATGGCGGAGGCTACGGCGGAAGTTTTGGTGGGACCCTGCCTGTGTCCGATGGGCTGCTGGCTGGCAATGAGAAGCTCACCATGCAGAACCTCAACGATCGCCTCGCCTCCTACTTGGACAAGGTGCGCGCCCTGGAGCAGGCTAATGGCGAGCTGGAGGTGAAGATTCGCGACTGGTACCAGAAGCAGGGGCCCGGACCCTCTCGCGATTACAGCCACTACTACAAGACTATCGAGGACTTGCGCGACAAG ATTCTTGGTGCCACCATTGAAAACTCCAAGATTGTCCTACAGATTGACAATGCCCGCCTGGCTGCAGATGACTTCCGAACCAA GTTTGAGACAGAGCAGGCCTTGCGTCTGAGCGTGGAGGCCGACATCAATGGCCTGCGTCGGGTGCTGGACGAGCTGACCCTGGCCAGGACCGACCTGGAGATGCAGATCGAGAACCTGAAGGAGGAGCTGGCCTACCTGAAGAAGAACCATGAGGAG GAAATTAGTGCCCTGAGGAGCCAGGTGGGTGGCCAGGTCAGCGTGGAGGTGGATTCTGCTCCAGGCATGGACCTAGCCAAGATCCTGAGTGACATGAGAAGTCAGTATGAGGTCATGGCCGAGAAGAACCGGAAGGATGCTGAAGCCTTGTTCATCACTCGG AGCGAGGAGCTGAACAAGGAGGTCGCTGTCCACACTGAGCAGCTCCAGGTAACAAAGACAGAAGTCACCGACCTCCGACGAACCCTCCAGGGCCTTGAGATTGAGCTACAGTCCCAGCTCAGCATG AAAGCCGCCCTGGAAGGCACGCTGGCAGAGACAGAGGCCCGCTACTCAGCCCAGTTGTCACAGATCCAGGCTGTGATCAGCAGCATCGAAGCCCAGCTGAGCAATGTGCGTGCTGACACTGAGCGCCAGAACCAGGAGTATCAGCAGCTCATGGACATCAAGTCGAGGCTGGAGCAGGAGATCGCCACTTACCGCAGCTTGCTTGAGGGCCAGGAAGCCCACTATAACAACCTGCCTACCCCTAAGGCCATCTGA
- the Krt15 gene encoding keratin, type I cytoskeletal 15 isoform X3: MATTFLQTSSTFGGGSTRGGSLRAGGGGFGGGSLYGGGGSRSISASSARFVSSGAGGGYGGGMSCGFGGGAGSGFGGAFGGGFGGGFGDFGGGDGGLLSGNEKITMQNLNDRLASYLDKVRALEQANTELEVKIRDWYQKQSPASPERDYSHYFKTMEEIRDKILAATIDNSRVILEIDNARLAADDFRLKYENELALRQSVEADINGLRRVLDELTLARTDLEMQIEHLNEELAYLKKNHEEEMKEFSSQLAGQVNVEMDAAPGVDLTRMLAEMREQYEAIAEKNRRDAEAWFFSKTEELNKEVASNTEMIQSSKTEITDLRRTMQGLEIELQSQLSMKAGLENSLAEVECRYATQLQQIQGLISSLESQLSELRCEMEAQNQEYNMLLDIKTRLEQEIATYRNLLEGQDAKMAGIGVREGGSGGGSSSSNFHISVEESVDGKVVSSRKREI; this comes from the exons ATGGCCACCACATTCTTGCAAACTTCTTCCACCTTTGGAGGTGGCTCTACCCGAGGGGGTTCCCTCCGTGCTGGTGGAGGCGGCTTTGGTGGAGGGAGTCTCTACGGGGGAGGTGGGAGCCGAAGcatctctgcttcttctgctaGGTTCGTCTCCTCGGGGGCAGGAGGGGGATATGGGGGCGGTATGAGTtgtggttttggtggtggtgctggtagCGGTTTTGGTGGAGCCTTTGGTGGGGGTTTTGGTGGTGGCTTTGGTGACTTTGGTGGTGGCGATGGAGGTCTCCTCTCTGGCAATGAGAAGATCACCATGCAGAACCTCAATGACCGCCTGGCCTCCTACCTGGACAAAGTACGTGCCCTGGAGCAGGCTAACACGGAGCTGGAGGTGAAAATCCGAGACTGGTACCAGAAGCAGAGCCCAGCCAGTCCGGAGCGAGACTACAGCCATTACTTTAAGACCATGGAAGAGATCCGGGACAAA ATACTGGCGGCCACCATTGACAACTCGCGTGTCATCTTGGAGATTGACAATGCCAGGCTGGCAGCGGATGACTTCAGGCTCAA gtATGAGAACGAGCTGGCCCTGCGCCAGAGTGTGGAGGCCGACATCAACGGGCTGCGCAGGGTGCTAGACGAGCTGACCCTGGCCAGGACCGACCTGGAGATGCAGATTGAGCACTTGAATGAGGAGCTGGCCTACCTGAAGAAGAATCACGAGGAG GAGATGAAAGAGTTCAGCAGTCAGCTGGCGGGCCAGGTCAATGTGGAGATGGACGCTGCACCTGGGGTGGACTTGACCCGCATGCTGGCCGAGATGAGGGAACAATATGAGGCCATTGCGGAGAAAAACCGTCGGGATGCAGAGGCCTGGTTCTTCAGTAAG ACGGAAGAGCTGAACAAGGAGGTAGCTTCCAACACAGAAATGATCCAGTCCAGCAAGACGGAGATCACAGACCTGAGGCGCACCATGCAGGGGCTGGAGATCGAGCTGCAGTCCCAGCTCAGCATG AAAGCCGGGCTGGAGAACTCTCTGGCAGAGGTGGAGTGCCGCTATGCCACACAGCTGCAGCAGATCCAGGGGCTTATTAGCAGCCTGGAGAGCCAGCTGAGCGAGCTCCGCTGTGAGATGGAAGCTCAGAACCAGGAATATAACATGCTGCTGGACATCAAGACTCGGCTGGAGCAGGAGATCGCCACTTACCGCAACCTGCTTGAGGGCCAGGATGCTAA GATGGCTGGCATCGGTGTCAGGGAAG GTGGCAGTGGCGGcggtagcagcagcagcaatttTCACATTAGTGTGGAGGAATCGGTTGATGGAAAGGTGGTTTCTTCCCGTAAGAGAGAAATCTAA